A region of Dioscorea cayenensis subsp. rotundata cultivar TDr96_F1 chromosome 5, TDr96_F1_v2_PseudoChromosome.rev07_lg8_w22 25.fasta, whole genome shotgun sequence DNA encodes the following proteins:
- the LOC120262141 gene encoding cyclic nucleotide-gated ion channel 18-like, with product MLLFHHGHHHPLLLPLPPPPRRRLPHFRWPTMSIIRPTSLLPFRRHLSVALDRGAIPWHDRILDPGSSVVIRWNQVFLLLSTLSLFVDPFYFFVLFVGGRGCLKVDVHIMVIVTVLRTMFDLCYLANLLLKFRIAFVAPSSRVFGRGELVTDKHQITMRYLKGSFAIDLISLLPIPQLIIWIVITAARNTSAKHTINMLSMIIFLQYLPRLYLLFRLMSRITKAYGDVTKTTWIGAAYHLILYMLASHGFGALWYLFSMVQQNSCWATECAKENGTMHMPLCKTSFLDCSTLDDPERKVWLKTTQVLSNCDATNSSNPFQFGMYADALTDDVVGATFWGKYLYCLWWGLRNLSSYGQNLATSTNPGETSYAIFICIVGLVLFCLLIGNFQTYLQSMNVRIEEWRVKRRDIEEWMKHRQLPQDLQDRVLQFNQYKWLATRGVNEEFILHSLPLDLRRAIQRHLCLGLVRRVPFFSQMDDQLLDAICGCLVSSLSTKDTYIVREGDPVNEMLFIVRGQLESSTTNGGRSGFFNCITLGPGDFCGEELLTWALETKININLPSSTRTVRALSEVEGFVLRAEELKFVANQFKRLHSKKLQHVFKFYSHQWRTWGACFIQAAWRRHKKRKLAKELVAQENYYYMPSVDDENHEVYDDVPLLGEDFGEHGKDGSPSGATNAPSQLGATILASKFAKNTKRGAQLKMERPEPAAISIKMPKLLKPDEPDFSSEQ from the exons atgcTCCTCTTCCACCATGGCCACCACCACCCTCTTCTCCTCCCCCTCCCTCCACCTCCCCGCCGACGTCTTCCTCACTTCCGATGGCCCACGATGAGCATCATCAGACCCACCTCCCTTCTCCCCTTCCGGCGCCACCTCTCCGTGGCTCTGGACCGTGGCGCCATCCCCTGGCACGACCGCATCCTCGATCCAGGCAGCAGCGTCGTCATCCGCTGGAACCAGGTCTTTCTTCTCCTCTCCACGCTCTCCCTTTTCGTCGATCCCTTCTATTTCTTCGTCCTCTTCGTCGGTGGCCGAGGCTGCCTCAAGGTCGATGTTCATATCATGGTCATTGTCACTGTCCTTCGTACCATGTTCGATCTTTGCTATCTCGCTAATCTTCTCCTCAAGTTCCGCATCGCCTTCGTCGCCCCTAGCTCCCGTGTCTTTGGCCGCGGAGAGCTCGTCACTGATAAGCACCAGATCACCATGCGTTACTTGAAAGGGTCCTTCGCCATTGATCTCATCTCCCTCCTTCCAATCCCCCAG TTGATAATCTGGATTGTCATTACTGCTGCAAGAAACACCTCGGCCAAGCACACAATCAATATGTTGTCGATGATTATCTTTTTACAGTATCTTCCTAGATTATACCTTCTTTTTCGGTTGATGTCACGGATTACCAAGGCTTATGGTGATGTCACAAAGACTACTTGGATAGGTGCTGCGTACCATTTAATTCTTTACATGCTGGCCAGTCAT GGTTTTGGGGCTTTATGGTATCTCTTCTCTATGGTGCAGCAGAATTCTTGTTGGGCAACTGAGTGTGCAAAAGAGAATGGAACAATGCACATGCCATTGTGTAAGACTAGTTTTCTGGATTGTAGTACTTTGGATGACCCTGAACGTAAAGTCTGGTTGAAGACCACCCAAGTCCTTTCCAACTGTGATGCAACCAACAGCTCTAACCCATTCCAGTTTGGCATGTATGCTGATGCTCTTACAGATGATGTTGTTGGAGCTACTTTCTGGGGAAAATATCTCTATTGCCTTTGGTGGGGTCTGCGAAATTTGAG TTCTTATGGGCAGAACCTGGCAACAAGCACTAATCCTGGGGAAACGTCATATGccatttttatatgtattgtaGGACTTGTTCTATTTTGCCTGCTGATTGGTAACTTTCAG ACATACTTGCAATCAATGAATGTAAGAATTGAAGAATGGAGAGTGAAACGGCGTGATATTGAGGAGTGGATGAAGCATCGGCAACTACCACAAGATTTGCAAGACCGGGTTTTGCAGTTCAATCAGTACAAATGGCTTGCCACCAGAGGTGTAAATGAAGAGTTCATTCTGCATTCTTTACCTCTAGACCTCCGCCGTGCTATTCAACGCCATTTATGTTTGGGTCTTGTTCGGCGA GTACCTTTCTTCTCTCAAATGGATGATCAACTTCTGGATGCAATATGTGGGTGTCTAGTTTCATCTTTAAGCACAAAGGACACATACATTGTTAGAGAAGGTGACCCTGTAAATGAAATGCTCTTCATAGTCCGAGGTCAGCTTGAAAGCTCAACAACCAATGGTGGCAGGTCTGGATTCTTTAACTGCATTACTCTTGGACCTGGAGATTTTTGCGGCGAAGAATTGCTAACATGGGCTCTGGAgaccaaaataaacatcaacCTTCCATCCTCTACTCGAACTGTAAGGGCTCTTAGCGAAGTAGAGGGATTCGTACTCCGGGCAGAAGAACTCAAATTCGTCGCCAATCAGTTTAAGCGTCTCCACAGCAAGAAACTTCAGCATGTCTTCAAGTTCTATTCTCATCAATGGAGGACATGGGGAGCTTGTTTTATACAAGCAGCATGGAGACGGCACAAGAAGAGGAAGCTCGCCAAGGAGCTCGTTGCACAGGAAAACTATTATTATATGCCATCTGTGGAcgatgaaaaccatgaagtataTGATGATGTTCCTCTACTCGGCGAGGACTTTGGCGAACATGGTAAGGATGGCTCGCCCTCGGGGGCAACAAATGCGCCTAGTCAGCTCGGTGCCACAATATTGGCTTCCAAGTTTGCGAAGAACACAAAGCGGGGAGCTCAACTAAAGATGGAGAGGCCTGAACCAGCTGCTATCAGTATAAAAATGCCTAAGTTGCTGAAGCCTGATGAACCTGATTTCTCCAGTGAACAATGA
- the LOC120261655 gene encoding uncharacterized protein LOC120261655: MEETDAFPVSHISPPSIPFSWEHQPGVSKNPIPTSSTSFPRLPLPPPLKPQQDPLRSAKPDPLTFSDPFAAALAECAKPSLAPQADVLRRRRAAVISARFRLLVFHGSCASCSVSDSTTIRIPRDRIRTRYDPTVQVKCILE; encoded by the coding sequence atggaggaaacGGATGCGTTTCCCGTTTCTCACATATCCCCTCCCTCGATTCCCTTCTCATGGGAACATCAACCGGGCGTTTCCAAAAACCCGATTCCCACGTCCTCCACCTCGTTTCCCCGGCTCCCCCTCCCTCCACCTCTCAAACCCCAACAAGATCCGCTTCGCTCGGCCAAACCCGACCCGTTAACGTTTTCAGATCCGTTCGCTGCCGCCCTCGCCGAGTGCGCCAAGCCGAGCCTGGCACCCCAAGCCGACGTTCTCCGCCGCCGTAGAGCCGCCGTCATCTCGGCTCGCTTCCGGCTACTAGTCTTCCACGGCTCGTGTGCCTCTTGCTCCGTTTCGGATTCTACCACAATTCGGATCCCCCGGGATCGGATCCGAACCCGTTATGATCCGACGGTTCAGGTTAAGTGCATTTTAGAGTAA